CTGGAAAACAGCCTGagtcttttttaggggcaactgcaggacccagctcagccccataatgCAGGCAGGGCAGGGTCAGAGCCCAGGCCGGTGCAAGGCTACTGAGATGGTTGTAAAAGAATCTAATGTGATTTCTAATCCTACTTTGCCTTGCAGTGTTCTTGTCCCTAAAATTGAGGCCAAGGAGGAGATGTCTAACATGTTGTCTATATTACAGTCTAATCATGATGATTCCTGCactaatgtgtcttctccagtgagTGATCCTATCACCTCAGCGTCCATCTGCGAGCTGCCGTCTGTAAGCTGTGATGTGATCCAGTGTTCTCCGAAGGTgggggctgctgctgccaccgcgagCAGCAAGAATTCCAAGAATTCATCAGAGGTCGCGACGCTGCAGAAAGGTCAAATCCTTAACAAATGTCAAATAAGTGATCACCCtaattttttatgtgatttgttTCAGATAGAAGGCCGATATTTTCTTGATTCCTATCTCCAAGatgaacttatcggaccaatcaggggtttacttgacacaggatcacaagccactatattgtcatatagttacttccaacaagtattagaggtgacaGCAAAGAAGCCGAAACTGAAATcgtttgatggctctttgataagtgtcgGCGGAGACGCTTTGCAGGTAAAAGGTACATCATGGTTAAAATTCAAAATTGGTAAGAAGATAATTAGACATCCCACTCTGATCGTGGACCTTCCCTATGATCGGCTGATCATAGGAATTGACCTCCTGAGAAGATTGAGTTCCATAGTAGACTTCATCAATGAAGCCGTctggactcaggtgaaggcacccattgcctatgagTACTCTTGCAATGCACAATCCCAACGTAATTGTCATGTGATTGAGGAAAGGTTTAACTCTGTTGAAGTTCATTTTAGGAACAATCAAACACCGGATGTCACAATCCTGAAAAATGGTAAACCCGAGGAAGCCGTCAGCAGTGCCGCACATACCATAACCATCCAGAAGGACAGAATTGAAAAGGTAACCCTGGATGGGGATGCATTAACTATTTCTCTTAAAGGGAGAAGTTCCGAAGTCGCGGACCTGACCAGGCATACTCAATCCATGGTACGGATTGAGAAGATTAATGATAACTTATTGATTCCCGTACAGGTGAACAATATGGCCCGGGTGAAATACGCCAAGAtggatctgaaatccgaagccAGTTACATAAGCCTAAGTCTGTTGAAACAGATCGCTAATCCTAAAATGATTAAAGTTTCCTCTCCACAGGAtcaatgggttcatgatctggatggagattcccagagtcataatgtgATTGCAAGATGTCTTTTGTCTATTTCCATAGGAGATAAAACCACAGAACATTTATTCATTGTGTTGAATGAACCACGGTACCAGCTGTACATAGGTAATGACCTTCTACACCGATTTGCCGTGCAGATTGATCTGGTCAAC
The genomic region above belongs to Bufo gargarizans isolate SCDJY-AF-19 chromosome 4, ASM1485885v1, whole genome shotgun sequence and contains:
- the LOC122935858 gene encoding uncharacterized protein LOC122935858 encodes the protein MVVKESNVISNPTLPCSVLVPKIEAKEEMSNMLSILQSNHDDSCTNVSSPVSDPITSASICELPSVSCDVIQCSPKVGAAAATASSKNSKNSSEVATLQKGQILNKCQISDHPNFLCDLFQIEGRYFLDSYLQDELIGPIRGLLDTGSQATILSYSYFQQVLEVTAKKPKLKSFDGSLISVGGDALQVKGTSWLKFKIGKKIIRHPTLIVDLPYDRLIIGIDLLRRLSSIVDFINEAVWTQVKAPIAYEYSCNAQSQRNCHVIEERFNSVEVHFRNNQTPDVTILKNGKPEEAVSSAAHTITIQKDRIEKVTLDGDALTISLKGRSSEVADLTRHTQSMVRIEKINDNLLIPVQVNNMARVKYAKMDLKSEASYISLSLLKQIANPKMIKVSSPQDQWVHDLDGDSQSHNVIARCLLSISIGDKTTEHLFIVLNEPRYQLYIGNDLLHRFAVQIDLVNNTLWSRLPGNPEGFQDEEQALRWGQQMPYAVTTSPNGRIAG